In Equus przewalskii isolate Varuska chromosome 15, EquPr2, whole genome shotgun sequence, a single genomic region encodes these proteins:
- the LOC139076169 gene encoding tetraspanin-7-like encodes MASRRMETKPVITCLKTLLIIYSFVFSITGVILLAVGVWGKLTLGTYISLIAENSTNAPYVLIGTGTTIVVFGLFGCFATCRGSPWMLKLYAMFLSLVFLAELVAGISGFVFRHEIKDTFLRTYTDAMQNYNGNDERSRAVDHVQRSLSCCGVQNYTNWSTSPYFLEHGIPPSCCMNETDCNPQDLHNLTVAATKVNQKGCYDLVTSFMETNMGIIAGVAFGIAFSQLIGMLLACCLSRFITANQYEMV; translated from the exons ATGGCATCGAGGAGAATGGAGACCAAACCTGTGATAACCTGTCTCAAAACCCTCCTCATCATCTACTCCTTCGTCTT CTCGATCACTGGGGTGATCCTGCTGGCTGTTGGAGTCTGGGGCAAACTCACTCTGGGCACCTATATCTCCCTTATTGCTGAGAACTCCACAAATGCTCCCTATGTGCTCATCGGAACTGGCACCACCATTGTCGTTTTTGGCCTGTTTGGATGCTTTGCTACATGCCGCGGAAGCCCATGGATGCTGAAACTGTACGCCATGTTTCTGTCCCTGGTGTTCCTGGCTGAGCTCGTAGCTGGCATTTCAGGGTTTGTGTTTCGTCATGAGATCAAGGACACCTTCCTGAGGACTTACACGGATGCCATGCAGAATTACAATGGCAATGATGAGAGGAGCCGGGCAGTGGATCATGTGCAGCGCAGCCTGAGCTGCTGTGGTGTGCAGAACTACACCAACTGGAGCACCAGCCCCTACTTCCTGGAGCATGGCATCCCCCCGAGCTGCTGCATGAACGAAACCGACTGTAATCCCCAGGATCTACACAATCTGACCGTGGCTGCCACCAAAGTTAACCAAAAGGGGTGTTATGATCTGGTGACCAGTTTCATGGAGACTAACATGGGAATCATCGCTGGCGTGGCTTTTGGAATCGCGTTCTCCCAGCTAATTGGCATGCTGCTGGCCTGCTGTCTGTCCCGGTTCATCACGGCCAACCAGTATGAAATGGTGTAA